Sequence from the Rutidosis leptorrhynchoides isolate AG116_Rl617_1_P2 chromosome 3, CSIRO_AGI_Rlap_v1, whole genome shotgun sequence genome:
tgatacatataaagttcatcgggtttggaatcaaatttctctatttttatgccctttcccttattgttctctttttccttattaaattgtgttggggtaatttctataacatcatcggaatccttgtcgggatccgattcatcagagaattggtaatcctcccaatactttgcttccttggcggaaacaccattgaccataattaactttggtcggttggttgaggattttcttctacttaaccattttattatttcccccactggttctatttcttcttccggttccgattcttcttccggttccagttcttcttccggttcctcttcgggaacttgtgaatcagtccacgaatcattccaatttacatttgactcttcattattattaggtgagtcaatgggacttgttctagaggtagacatctatcacataatatcaaacacgttaagagattaatatatcacataatattcacatgttaaaaatatatagtttccaacaaaatttgttaagcaatcatttttcaagtaaacacggtcgaagtccagactcactaatgcatcctaacaaactcgataagacacactaatgcaaaattctggttctctaagaccaacgctcggataccaactgaaatgtcccgttcatattgattataaacgttccatattaattgatttcgttgcgaggttttgacctctatatgagatgtttttcaaagactgcattcatttttaaaacaaccataacctttattttatcaataaaggttttaaaaaaaacattacgtagattatcaaataatgataatctaaaatatacttattacacacgaccattacataatggtttacaatagaaatatattacatcgacatatgtttcttgaagcagtttttacacaatatcatacaaacatggacttcaaatcttgtccttattttagtatgcaacagcggaagctcttaatattcacttgagaataaacatgctttaaacgtcaacaaaaatgttggtgagttataggtttaacctatatatatcaaatcgtaacaatagaccacaagatttcatatttcaatacacatcccatacatagagataaaaatcattcatatggtgaacacctggtaaccgacattaacaagatgcatatgtaagaatatccccatccttctgggacacccttcggatatgatataaatttcgaagtactaaagcatccggtactttggatggggtatgttaggcccaatagatctatctttaggattcgcgtcaattagggtgtctgttccctaattcttagattaccagacttaataaaaaggggcatattcgatttcgataattcaaccatagaatgtagtttcacgtacttgtgactattttgtaaatcatttataaaacctgcatgtattctcatctcaaaaatattagattttaaaagtgggactataactctctttcacagatttttacttcgtcgggaagtaagacttggccactggtcgattcacgaacctataacaaatatgtacatatatatcaaagtatgttcaaaatatatttacatcacttttaatacattttgatgttttaagtttattaagtcagctgtcctcgttagtaacctacaaatagttgtccacagttagatgtacagaaataaatcgatatatattatcttgaatcaatccacaacccagtgtatacatgtctcaggctagatcacaactcaaagtatatatatttttggaatcaacctcaaccctgtatagctaactccaacattactgcatatagagtgtctatggttgttccaaataatatatatacatgggtcgatatgatatgtcaaaacatttgcataggtgtctatggtattccaagattacataatatattataatacatgtataatacaatataagttacctaggatatgatttgtatagaattgttaatatttcccgtagctacaaaaattaaaaaatatccaatcttgttttacccataacttcttcattttaaatccgttttgagtgaatcaaattgctatggtttcatattgaactctattttatgaatctaaatagaaaaagtataggtttatagtcagaaatataagttacaagtcgtttttgtaagaggtagtcatttcaatcgaaagaacgacgtcttgatgaccattttgaaaaacatacttccactttgagtttaaccatgatttttggatatagtttcatgttcataagaaaaatcattttcccagaagaacaacttttaaatcaaagtttatcatagtttttaattatcaaacccaaaacagcccgcggtgttactacgacggcgtatgtccagttttaacgtgtttttcgtgtttccaggttttaaatcattaagttagcatatcgtatagatatagaatatgtgtttagttgattttaaaagtcaagttagaaggattaacttttatttgcgaacaagtttagaattaactaaactatgttctagtgatttcaagtttaaaccttcgaataagatagctttatatgtatgaatcgaatgatgttatgaacatcattactacctcaagttttgtggataaacctactggaaaagaaacaaatggatctagcttcaaaggatcttggatggcttgaaagttcttgaagtagaatcatgacacgaaaacaagttcaagtaagatttccactcgaaataagattgttatagttatagaaattgaatcaaagtttgaatatacgtattaccttgtattagaaagatatcttactgtaaataagaaagatttcttgaggttggatgatcactctacaagattggaagtaagctagcaaacttgaaagtattcttgattttatgaaactagaacttatagaatttatgaagaacacttagaacttgaagatagaacttgagagagatcaattagatgaagaaaattgaagaatgaaagtgtttgtaggtgtttttggtcgttggtatatggattagatataaaggatgtgtaatttttgtttacatgtaaataagtcatgaatgattactcatatttttgtaattttatgagatatttcatgctagttgccaaatgatggttctcacatgtgttaggtgactcacatgggctgctaagagctgatcatttgagtgtatataccaatagtacatacatctaaaagctttgtattgtacgagtacgaatacgggtgcatacgagtagaattgttgatgaaactgaacgaggatgtaattgtaagcatttttgttaagtagaagtattttgataagtgtcttgaagtatttcaaaagtgtatgaatacatattaaaacactacatgtatatacattttaactgagtcgttaagtcatcgttagtcgttacatgtaaatgttgatttgaaacctttaagttaacgatcttgttaaatgttgttaacccaatgtttattatatctaatgagatgttaaataattatattatcatgatattatgatatattaatatatcttaatatgatatatatacatttaaatgtcgatacaacgataatcgttacatatatgtctcgttttgaaatcattaagttagtagtcttgtttttacatatgtagttcattgttaatacacttaatgacatgtttacttatcatttatcatgattaaacatagtgtatcaatatcttaatatgattcatatgtatttagtaagaagttgttataacgataatcgttatatatatcgtttctcaattttatgtatgtaactcattgttaaaatacctaatgagatacttacttatcataatatcatgttaactatatatataatcttatatatgtcatcatatagtttttacaagttttaacgttcgtgaatcaccggtcaacttgggtggtcaaatgtctatatgaaacctatttcaattaatcaagtcttaacaagtttgattgcttaacatgttggaaacacttaatcatgtaaataacaatttcatttattatatatataaacatggaaaagttcgggtcactacagcgtgttgggaagttatcccacataggtcatggacaaaaacaaatgtatgcatataagtcaaaggggaagtccctctatcaccaattggttttagaaaaagatggactcttgaacttatatgttgtacatgttgttgGACTACACGATTTATCAATCTGTCAAACTGTTACCATTTCGGTGTGAAAATATAACCATACAAaacatttatttttttttaacaacttaaaatttaataaaatactagcaagaagctagaaaatTACAAAGACGATAAGGGGttttgaagccaaacaatccaattaAGGTTAGCTTTCTTATAACGCGATGAAATCCAATCAAAAGAGGATAAAACAATCGTATCTAAAATAAAACACTTCTTAAACTTAGAAGGATCAAAAATTCTTCCATTTCTGAATCTCCAAAGGGTCCAGATAGTTGCATAACATATAGCTTCTAAAATAATAACTTTCACCGGTTGTTGACTAGACGACATAATCCATTGCCAAAGCTCTTCAACAGAATTCCAAACCGGAAGCGTCATATCAATCCACGAAGCAATGTAAGACCAAACACTAACCGTAATCTCACAATCGAAGAACACATGAGGAAGGTCTTCAATAtgtgaagagcacgaggaacacaACAAATTCGGGACCACAATTCCTTTATCAAGCAAGTTACATTTATCCGGCAACCTGTTGAGACGGGTACGCCaaagaaaaaaattaatattagGGGGCACAACCTTACACCAATGCGTTGGCCTAGAGCCCATTTGCGATTGATCCATAAGACCATTCACAGAAAACAAGTCATTTGGAAGTAAAGTGCAGGACCATGAGTCTTTCAAAGAGGAAAAGGAGATGGTATCTAAAGTAGCTAACAAATCGGCTAGCTACTGAGATTCAATGCCACCCCTCAATTGTCTTCTCCACTTCCAGTTCCAACCATTATTCGAGTGTCTATCTGAAACCAAACATGACTTGTTCAACTCAAGAGCGAATAAGCGAGGGAATAAAACAGATGGAGCCGCGCCATTCAGCCACTTGTCGTACCAGAACAATGTATCATTCCCATTTCCAATTTTAATAGATAAGAAGTTGAAAAGTGATGGATGTTGCACATGCAGGCTGATCAAAAAACGATTTAGATTAGCCCAAGTGCCACCAACATGACAATTAATTATTGGATAAATTCCATCCAATTGATCACCATGAATTGCCTTAATAACAGAGACCCATAGCCAATTCTTGCAAATGACATACCTCCACCTCCATTTATAGAGAAGAGCATTATTGAGTGATTCAAAACTAACCACCCCAAGACCGCCTTTATCTTTACTTTTAATGATATCGTTCCATTTAACCCAGTGAGTTTTATGGTCTTCTTTGGTGCCACCCCATAAGAAATGTGCTCGCAATGATTCGAGGCATTTAAGAACACCTTTCGGAGCTTTAAAGATTGAGAGAAAATAAGTTTCGAGAGTCCCCAAAACCGACTTAATCAATGTTAAACGCCCGCCAAAAGATAAAAGATTCGACTTCCAGTTAGCTAATCGATTTTGAACTTTCATAATAATAGGACTCCAATTCTCTTTAAGACGCATATTAGCACCAATAGGGATGCCAAGATAAGTAAAAGGAAATGTTGCAGGGATACAACCAAATAAAGAAGCAACTCTGTTACACACAGAAGATGGAATGCCGATACCAAGAAGATTCGATTTATGAACATTGAGCTGTAATCCCGAGACCATGAAAAAACAGTTCAAGATGGTGATAAGATTCCTAACATTGGTATCATTCCATTCCCCAATAAAAAGAGCATCATCCGCGAAGAAACAATGAGACATAATAACTGACTGATCATTGGTTCCAACTGATAATCCTTTAAACATTTTAAGATCAATGGCATCCAAAATAGCAGTGTGTAATCCTTCCAtacaaataataaaaagaaatggaGAAAGTGGGTCACCTTGACGAAGACCATGACCAATCTTAAACTCTTCCAAAGGACAACCATTCACCAAAACAGAAGCAAATGAGGATGATAAGCATCCTTTAATCCAATGAATCCATCTCCGTACAAAGCCCAAATTTTGAAGCATCGAAATAAGAAAATTCCAATTTATTGAGTCAAAAGCTTTCTCAAAATCCACCTTTAAGAGCATAGCTTTTCTCCTTTTACGTTTGCACCAATCAACAGTTTCATTAATCATTAGCGGACCATCCAAGATTTAACGCCCTTTGATAAAAGCCGACTGTTCATTACTAATGATATCATCGATAACCGTAGAAAGCCTGTTAGCCAAAAGTTTCGCCAAAATTTTATACTGGACACCAATAAGGCTAATGGGACGGTAATCCTTTACAAACAAAGGATTGTCGTTTTTCGGGATCAAAGTAAAAAAAGATGAATTGCAACCTTTAGGAATGAAGCCGGTTGAGTGAAAATTATGGACAAAGTTGAAAACATCATATTTAATCAAATCCCAGAAATGTTTAATAAAACGGATCAAAAAACCATCCGGACCGGGAGCCTTATCATCACCGCAATCCCAAACTGCATTTTTGATTTCACACTCCGTAAAGG
This genomic interval carries:
- the LOC139900528 gene encoding uncharacterized protein, translated to MGSRPTHWCKVVPPNINFFLWRTRLNRLPDKCNLLDKGIVVPNLLCSSCSSHIEDLPHVFFDCEITVSVWSYIASWIDMTLPVWNSVEELWQWIMSSSQQPVKVIILEAICYATIWTLWRFRNGRIFDPSKFKKCFILDTIVLSSFDWISSRYKKANLNWIVWLQNPLSSL